One segment of Chryseobacterium turcicum DNA contains the following:
- the cobC gene encoding alpha-ribazole phosphatase yields MEIHLIRHTAVENPDNLCYGFAEMSLKKDFEEDFKSIQIDSDFDLIISSPSQRCHLLAKHFHSNYQIDERIKEMNFGDWEMKKWTEIPKEEINPWYEDFINVKATNGENLLEMQTRVSEFWNELLSKKDINKILIVTHAGVIRLILQSVLKFPLENMFNLQIDYGKRTVIDVKDGFISIKNINI; encoded by the coding sequence ATGGAAATTCATTTAATTCGTCATACGGCCGTAGAAAATCCGGATAATCTGTGTTATGGATTTGCCGAAATGTCTCTAAAAAAAGACTTTGAAGAAGATTTTAAATCGATTCAAATTGATTCAGATTTTGATTTAATTATTTCGAGTCCATCTCAGCGATGTCATTTGTTAGCGAAGCATTTTCACTCGAATTATCAAATTGATGAAAGAATTAAAGAAATGAATTTCGGAGATTGGGAAATGAAAAAATGGACAGAAATTCCGAAAGAAGAAATTAATCCTTGGTATGAAGATTTTATCAATGTAAAAGCTACAAACGGCGAAAATTTATTAGAAATGCAAACCCGTGTTTCTGAGTTTTGGAATGAACTGCTTTCTAAAAAAGACATCAACAAAATTTTAATTGTAACCCACGCCGGAGTTATCCGTTTGATTCTTCAATCTGTCTTAAAATTTCCTTTAGAAAACATGTTTAATCTTCAGATTGATTATGGAAAAAGAACTGTAATTGA
- a CDS encoding adenosylcobinamide-GDP ribazoletransferase, translating into MKLFKNELIYFATALMFFTRIPVPFKVPYSSEIMNKSQKYFSWVGLLVGLINAVIFYLSFNIFNLEIAVVLMMISSVLLTGAFHEDGFTDVCDSFGGGYGKEKIMTIMKDSRVGAYGAIGIILLFALKFLSIKELGTLDVMKTLAIIIFAHTSSRFIAGTMIYTHKYVTDIDVSKSKPLANKALDGKSLAISFMAVLLAFSLIPDWRLIVALLFAYIGKIYLGWYFKKHIGGYTGDCLGTVQQVCEVLFYLGTIIVWKFI; encoded by the coding sequence ATGAAGTTATTCAAAAATGAACTGATTTATTTCGCAACGGCGCTGATGTTTTTTACTCGAATTCCGGTTCCGTTCAAAGTTCCTTATTCAAGCGAGATTATGAATAAATCTCAGAAATATTTCTCGTGGGTGGGTTTGTTGGTTGGATTGATTAATGCTGTTATTTTTTATCTTTCATTTAACATTTTTAACCTTGAAATTGCTGTTGTTTTAATGATGATTTCGAGTGTTTTGTTGACAGGAGCTTTTCATGAAGATGGTTTTACCGATGTCTGCGATAGTTTTGGAGGTGGTTATGGCAAGGAGAAAATTATGACCATTATGAAAGACAGTCGGGTAGGTGCTTACGGTGCGATTGGTATTATTTTGTTGTTTGCTTTAAAATTTCTCAGCATTAAAGAATTGGGAACTTTAGATGTAATGAAAACTTTAGCCATCATTATTTTTGCTCATACTTCAAGCCGATTTATCGCCGGAACAATGATTTATACGCATAAATATGTAACAGATATTGACGTGAGCAAATCAAAACCATTGGCGAATAAAGCACTAGACGGAAAGTCTTTGGCCATTAGTTTTATGGCTGTTTTATTGGCTTTTTCTTTAATTCCCGATTGGCGATTGATTGTTGCGTTGCTTTTTGCGTATATCGGAAAAATCTATTTGGGTTGGTATTTCAAAAAACATATTGGAGGTTATACAGGCGATTGTTTGGGAACAGTTCAGCAGGTTTGTGAAGTTTTATTTTATTTAGGAACAATTATCGTATGGAAATTCATTTAA
- the cobT gene encoding nicotinate-nucleotide--dimethylbenzimidazole phosphoribosyltransferase, with protein sequence MLADELQHKIDFKTKPLGALGFLEHLAHKIGMVQQTISPKLLNPHMVVFAADHGIAKAGVSAYPQEVTYQMVMNFLGGGAAINVFCKQNDIQIKIVDAGVNFDFPEGLNLIHKKVRKSSRNMLDEPAMTSEEYQEALENGKSVVKEIAETGCNIIGFGEMGIGNTSSSSLMMSQLFDISIADCVGRGTGLNDAQLQNKIDILSKVIERYPNLKTVEEIAQTFGGLEIAQMIGAMQEAYHQNMLILIDGFIATVAISVAWKLNPEILNNCIFCHVSDEYAHIKLLELLNQKALLNLNLRVGEGTGCALAYPIIQSAVNFINEMSSFEDAQISNKE encoded by the coding sequence ATGTTAGCAGACGAATTACAACACAAAATTGATTTCAAAACAAAACCTTTAGGTGCATTAGGGTTTTTAGAACATCTGGCGCATAAAATAGGAATGGTTCAGCAGACAATTTCACCCAAATTACTCAATCCACATATGGTTGTCTTCGCAGCCGACCATGGAATTGCAAAGGCCGGAGTGAGCGCTTACCCGCAGGAAGTTACCTATCAAATGGTGATGAATTTTTTGGGCGGCGGTGCAGCAATTAATGTATTCTGTAAACAGAATGATATTCAGATTAAAATTGTAGATGCAGGCGTAAATTTTGATTTTCCTGAAGGATTAAATTTGATTCATAAAAAGGTCAGAAAGTCGAGCAGGAATATGTTGGATGAACCTGCCATGACGAGTGAAGAATACCAAGAGGCTTTGGAAAACGGAAAATCTGTGGTTAAAGAAATTGCAGAAACAGGTTGTAATATTATCGGTTTTGGTGAAATGGGAATTGGAAACACCTCGTCGTCATCATTGATGATGAGCCAGTTATTCGATATTTCAATTGCGGATTGTGTAGGTAGAGGAACTGGTTTGAATGACGCTCAACTTCAGAATAAGATTGATATTCTTTCAAAAGTTATTGAAAGATATCCCAATCTTAAAACAGTTGAAGAAATTGCGCAAACTTTTGGAGGACTCGAAATTGCCCAAATGATTGGAGCAATGCAGGAAGCTTACCACCAAAATATGTTGATTTTAATTGACGGATTTATCGCAACGGTTGCCATTTCGGTAGCTTGGAAACTGAATCCTGAAATCCTAAATAACTGTATTTTTTGCCACGTTAGTGATGAATATGCACACATCAAACTATTGGAATTATTAAATCAAAAAGCTTTGTTGAATCTCAATTTACGAGTTGGAGAAGGAACAGGTTGTGCATTGGCTTATCCTATTATTCAAAGTGCGGTTAATTTTATCAATGAAATGTCGAGCTTCGAAGATGCCCAAATTTCAAATAAAGAGTAG
- a CDS encoding cold-shock protein, with protein MADSFSKKENFKKKVQKAKEKAQKREERKTSNNKGKGLDDMIMYVDANGQLTSTPPDNSNVEEFDINNIQLGAAPIEAEELVKTGIVTFFSEKGYGFITEDGSKENVFFHSNNCMEPIKKGNKVSFEKEKSPKGFVAVEIRMVK; from the coding sequence ATGGCGGATTCTTTCTCAAAAAAAGAAAATTTCAAGAAAAAAGTTCAAAAAGCAAAGGAAAAAGCTCAAAAAAGAGAAGAGCGTAAAACCAGCAACAACAAAGGTAAAGGTCTAGACGACATGATTATGTACGTTGATGCCAATGGGCAGTTGACTTCTACACCACCGGATAACAGCAATGTTGAAGAGTTTGATATCAACAACATTCAGCTTGGTGCAGCTCCTATTGAAGCTGAAGAATTGGTGAAAACAGGAATTGTAACATTTTTCAGTGAAAAAGGTTATGGTTTTATTACAGAAGACGGTTCTAAAGAAAATGTTTTCTTCCACAGTAACAACTGTATGGAACCTATCAAAAAAGGAAATAAAGTATCTTTCGAAAAAGAGAAATCTCCTAAAGGTTTTGTGGCTGTAGAAATCAGAATGGTTAAATAA
- a CDS encoding tetratricopeptide repeat protein, which yields MKNLIQSFFLIWFGALHSQQLGNFIPTNYEISLKKECDFNSDKQKDYILILSNKKENERPLISTDNNISKRMLLILKKNNNNKYEKVFESNEIVPCRECSGKSDNLYSDISFNNYILKFSTTNYPFDGNRYFTSTYSLKYEDNKFYLEKYEEKFYENAEDDNPLKVNLSNSDFEKRPFDFYLFNFGNNTWENQIIVNNKNVAYLNNIAFYYLQKNQNNIAEILLEKILQNFPERVVAWLNLADLQWKLEEREKAKTFYEKYISLMKSQGKDLNKIPLRVYERIK from the coding sequence ATGAAAAATTTAATTCAATCTTTTTTTTTAATTTGGTTTGGGGCTCTTCACTCTCAACAATTGGGAAATTTCATTCCGACAAACTATGAGATTTCCTTAAAAAAAGAATGTGATTTTAATTCTGATAAGCAGAAGGATTATATACTCATATTATCTAATAAAAAAGAAAACGAGAGGCCATTAATCAGTACAGATAATAATATATCTAAAAGAATGTTATTAATTTTGAAAAAAAACAATAACAATAAGTATGAAAAAGTATTTGAATCTAACGAAATAGTACCCTGTAGAGAATGTTCTGGAAAATCTGATAATTTATATTCAGATATTAGCTTTAATAATTATATATTAAAATTCAGTACAACTAATTATCCTTTTGATGGAAATAGATATTTTACTTCTACATACTCCTTAAAATATGAGGATAATAAGTTTTACTTAGAAAAATATGAAGAAAAATTTTATGAAAATGCAGAAGATGACAATCCTTTAAAAGTTAATTTATCAAATAGCGACTTTGAAAAAAGACCTTTTGATTTCTATTTATTTAATTTCGGAAATAATACATGGGAAAATCAAATCATCGTAAACAATAAAAATGTAGCATATCTTAATAATATTGCTTTTTATTATTTACAGAAAAATCAAAATAATATAGCAGAAATATTGTTAGAAAAAATACTTCAAAACTTTCCGGAACGTGTAGTTGCTTGGCTGAATTTGGCAGATTTACAATGGAAATTAGAAGAGAGAGAAAAAGCAAAAACTTTTTATGAAAAATATATTTCTCTTATGAAATCTCAGGGGAAAGATTTAAACAAAATACCCTTAAGAGTTTACGAAAGAATTAAATAG
- a CDS encoding polyribonucleotide nucleotidyltransferase produces MSIPQAITEKITLADGREITLETGKLAKQADGSVVVKMGGTMLLATVVASKEAKDGVDFLPLTVDYREKFYAGGKIPGNFFRREARPSDQEILTMRLVDRVLRPLFPEDFHAEVQVMISLISYDGESIPDDLAGLAASAAIAITDIPFNGPMSEVRVVRINGELSVNPNYADLKLADLDIMVGATKDSIVMVEGEMKEISEAEMLEAIQFAHVEIKKQVEAQERLAEKVGKSFPKREYSHENHDEAIREKVWKETYDKVYEVAKTPSGKEERGDKFKAVLAEFLAQYVEDAAELERVTPFAKVYFHDVEKEAMRQMIINDKIRLDGRDPETIRPIWSEIDYLPGAHGSAIFTRGETQSLTAVTLGSVKDANMVDSVMVNYDERFFLHYNFPPFSTGEARPLRGTSRREVGHGNLAQRALANMIPEENPYTIRIVSDILESNGSSSMATVCAGTLALMDAGIQITKPVSGIAMGLVTDVKTGKFTVLSDILGDEDHLGDMDFKVTGTADGITACQMDIKIQGLSMDIMEKALLQARNGRLHILDKLNETISAPREDVKPHAPKMVMMEISKDFIGAVIGPGGKIIQQMQKDTDTVIAIEEVGEIGRIEISGVSREKINEAIARINEITFVPTIGEIYQGRVVKVMDFGAFVAIAKGTEGLLHISEIEWARLDKVPYNEGDQVEVKFMGYDDRKKMKLSRKVLLPRPERPARPEGEQRGPRPEGQNRPERPARPEGNRRPEGEKPAENQNPSSEA; encoded by the coding sequence ATGAGTATACCTCAAGCAATTACAGAAAAAATTACTCTTGCAGACGGCAGAGAAATTACATTAGAAACAGGAAAATTAGCAAAACAAGCTGACGGATCTGTAGTCGTGAAAATGGGCGGAACAATGCTTTTAGCAACCGTTGTAGCAAGCAAAGAAGCCAAAGATGGTGTAGATTTCTTGCCATTAACAGTAGATTACAGAGAAAAATTCTACGCTGGTGGAAAAATTCCTGGAAACTTTTTTAGAAGAGAAGCGAGACCATCTGATCAGGAAATCCTGACCATGCGTTTGGTAGACAGAGTTTTGAGACCTTTGTTCCCTGAAGATTTCCATGCAGAAGTGCAGGTAATGATTTCATTAATTTCTTATGACGGAGAGTCTATTCCTGATGATTTAGCAGGTTTGGCGGCGTCTGCAGCGATTGCAATTACAGATATTCCTTTCAACGGACCAATGTCTGAAGTAAGAGTGGTAAGAATCAACGGTGAACTTTCTGTTAACCCTAATTATGCAGATCTTAAATTAGCTGACCTTGATATCATGGTGGGAGCTACTAAAGACTCTATCGTAATGGTGGAAGGTGAAATGAAAGAAATTTCTGAAGCAGAAATGCTTGAAGCAATTCAATTCGCGCACGTTGAAATCAAAAAACAAGTAGAAGCTCAGGAAAGATTAGCTGAAAAAGTAGGTAAATCTTTCCCTAAAAGAGAATATAGCCACGAAAATCATGACGAAGCAATTCGTGAGAAAGTGTGGAAAGAAACGTATGATAAAGTATACGAAGTAGCAAAAACTCCTTCAGGAAAAGAAGAAAGAGGTGATAAATTCAAAGCTGTTTTGGCAGAATTTTTAGCTCAATATGTAGAAGATGCTGCAGAATTGGAAAGAGTTACCCCTTTCGCAAAAGTATACTTCCATGATGTTGAAAAAGAGGCGATGCGTCAGATGATTATCAATGATAAAATTCGTCTTGATGGTCGTGATCCTGAAACAATTCGTCCAATTTGGTCTGAAATTGATTATTTACCGGGAGCTCACGGTTCTGCAATCTTTACAAGAGGAGAAACTCAATCTCTTACCGCTGTAACTTTAGGTTCAGTAAAAGATGCAAACATGGTAGACAGCGTAATGGTAAATTATGACGAAAGATTCTTCCTACATTATAACTTCCCACCGTTCTCAACAGGTGAAGCTCGTCCTTTAAGAGGAACTTCAAGAAGAGAAGTTGGTCACGGAAACTTAGCTCAAAGAGCTTTGGCAAATATGATTCCTGAAGAAAATCCTTATACTATCCGTATTGTTTCTGATATTTTAGAATCAAATGGTTCGTCTTCTATGGCAACTGTTTGTGCTGGAACTTTGGCTTTGATGGATGCTGGTATTCAAATTACAAAACCAGTTTCTGGTATTGCAATGGGATTGGTAACTGACGTAAAAACAGGTAAATTCACTGTACTTTCTGATATCTTAGGAGATGAAGATCACTTAGGTGATATGGACTTTAAAGTAACAGGAACTGCAGACGGAATCACTGCTTGTCAGATGGATATTAAAATCCAAGGTCTTTCTATGGATATTATGGAGAAAGCGCTTCTACAAGCTAGAAACGGAAGACTTCATATCTTAGATAAATTGAATGAAACTATTTCTGCACCAAGAGAAGACGTGAAACCTCACGCTCCTAAAATGGTAATGATGGAAATCTCTAAAGATTTCATTGGTGCTGTAATCGGACCTGGTGGAAAAATCATTCAGCAAATGCAGAAAGATACTGATACCGTTATCGCAATTGAAGAAGTTGGCGAAATCGGAAGAATCGAAATTTCTGGTGTTAGCAGAGAGAAAATCAACGAAGCGATTGCAAGAATCAACGAGATTACTTTTGTACCGACTATCGGTGAAATTTACCAAGGTAGAGTAGTAAAAGTAATGGATTTCGGAGCTTTCGTAGCGATTGCTAAAGGTACTGAAGGATTACTTCACATCTCTGAAATCGAGTGGGCTAGGCTTGACAAGGTTCCTTACAACGAAGGTGACCAAGTTGAAGTGAAGTTTATGGGTTATGATGACCGTAAGAAAATGAAACTTTCAAGAAAAGTTTTGTTGCCAAGACCTGAAAGACCAGCGAGACCAGAAGGAGAGCAAAGAGGTCCAAGACCAGAAGGGCAAAACAGACCTGAAAGGCCTGCAAGACCGGAAGGAAATAGAAGACCTGAAGGTGAAAAGCCTGCAGAAAATCAAAATCCTTCATCTGAAGCATAA
- a CDS encoding acyloxyacyl hydrolase, which produces MKQFYFYFFLLFSAFYSSQELDTISKSNLQGSLSMQFGKFLGTNDYLKELKHRDFIGMSAELTTQTDGSQEWHRRFGKPYYGGGIIAFDYLKNSDMGKPFAVYGTFGGVIKETKTHSWNYETSGGFAFNWTPYDLKKGYINQTFGSSVSIYINLGANYKYYLGKHFDLGLGLNFNHFSNGALKLPNKGMNTFSPKLSLTYHFDERQFAPHDSLSAFDKYSTLDVNVFGGIRHSIFYGKDPGFQDFDVDMIRKFEGKYYQNWGVETVYHRQVTYKSSLGLGIGLMYDEDYNHKFYQDENGVIQSTRRFKNDQLLLNVFPSYRLSISKFAIQIQPGFYLFKKEIDRRYDKTIFYQRVGFQYTIGKNLLIGIALKSFKFHKADYIEWRLGYRIFNKKNS; this is translated from the coding sequence TTGAAACAATTTTACTTCTACTTTTTTCTTTTATTCTCAGCTTTTTACAGTTCTCAGGAATTGGATACTATTTCGAAATCGAATTTGCAAGGTTCTCTAAGTATGCAGTTTGGAAAGTTTTTAGGAACCAATGATTATCTCAAAGAACTTAAACATAGAGATTTTATCGGAATGTCTGCAGAGCTTACCACACAAACCGATGGAAGCCAGGAATGGCACAGAAGATTTGGAAAACCTTATTATGGTGGAGGGATTATCGCTTTTGATTACCTTAAAAACAGTGATATGGGAAAACCTTTCGCTGTCTACGGAACGTTTGGAGGAGTTATTAAAGAAACAAAAACACATTCCTGGAATTATGAAACAAGTGGCGGATTTGCTTTTAACTGGACTCCCTATGATTTGAAAAAAGGCTATATCAATCAGACTTTTGGTTCGTCTGTGAGTATTTATATTAATTTGGGAGCTAATTATAAATATTATTTAGGAAAACATTTTGACTTAGGATTAGGCCTAAATTTTAACCATTTTTCAAACGGAGCTTTAAAACTTCCGAATAAAGGAATGAATACTTTTTCTCCAAAATTATCTTTAACGTATCATTTTGATGAAAGACAATTTGCTCCACATGATTCTTTGTCGGCATTTGATAAATATTCTACGTTGGATGTTAATGTTTTTGGCGGGATAAGACATTCTATTTTTTATGGGAAAGATCCGGGTTTTCAGGATTTTGATGTTGATATGATTAGGAAATTTGAAGGTAAATATTATCAGAATTGGGGAGTAGAAACGGTTTATCACAGACAGGTAACGTATAAATCTTCTCTCGGGCTGGGAATTGGCCTTATGTATGATGAAGATTACAACCACAAATTTTATCAGGATGAAAATGGGGTAATTCAATCAACCAGAAGGTTTAAAAATGATCAGCTTCTGTTGAATGTTTTTCCTTCTTACCGACTTTCAATTTCAAAATTTGCCATTCAGATTCAACCGGGATTTTATCTATTTAAAAAAGAGATAGACCGACGTTACGATAAAACGATTTTCTATCAAAGAGTAGGTTTTCAATATACTATCGGAAAAAATTTGCTGATAGGAATCGCTTTGAAATCATTTAAATTTCACAAAGCCGATTATATTGAATGGAGGCTCGGTTACAGGATTTTTAATAAGAAAAACTCTTAA
- the rpsO gene encoding 30S ribosomal protein S15: MYLTTEKKAEIFAKHGKSAQDTGTAEGQVALFTFRINHLSQHLKANRHDFNTERSLVKLVGKRKSLLDYLKKKDITRYRAIIAELGLRK, from the coding sequence ATGTACTTAACAACAGAAAAAAAAGCAGAAATTTTCGCAAAACATGGAAAATCTGCACAAGACACAGGAACAGCTGAAGGACAAGTAGCTCTTTTCACGTTCAGAATTAACCACTTATCTCAGCACTTGAAAGCTAATCGTCACGATTTCAATACTGAAAGATCTTTGGTGAAATTAGTAGGTAAAAGAAAAAGCTTATTAGATTATCTTAAGAAAAAAGATATCACAAGATACAGAGCAATTATTGCTGAACTTGGTCTAAGAAAATAA
- a CDS encoding pyruvate decarboxylase: protein MKNFLFYTLISSVFIISVSSVKAQKNTTHDKVKKVLYFNPEVDPDIEEIKEPTNHAFFSAVSDNISSFRKNKMLRSEIQVSYDSIDSKTITEYSKNNDADFVIVPKVKYFKVGLGKYVFSNQVVVSMKLFDAEGNFITSSEYDTYRKNMRLLGSTENSIKIGTNGAMKNILKELKKIKPSAEAGF, encoded by the coding sequence ATGAAAAATTTTTTATTTTATACGCTTATATCTTCTGTATTTATCATCAGTGTTTCTTCTGTAAAAGCGCAGAAAAACACGACTCATGATAAAGTAAAAAAAGTTTTATACTTCAACCCTGAAGTAGATCCCGATATTGAAGAAATAAAAGAACCTACCAATCATGCATTCTTTAGTGCCGTTTCGGATAACATCAGCAGTTTCCGCAAAAATAAAATGCTGAGATCTGAAATTCAGGTTTCGTATGACAGCATCGATTCTAAAACCATCACCGAATACAGTAAAAACAATGATGCCGATTTTGTGATTGTTCCTAAAGTAAAATACTTTAAAGTAGGATTAGGAAAATACGTTTTTTCAAATCAAGTTGTCGTAAGTATGAAACTTTTTGATGCTGAAGGAAACTTCATTACTTCTTCAGAATATGACACTTACCGAAAGAATATGCGTCTTTTAGGCTCTACCGAAAACTCTATAAAAATCGGAACCAATGGCGCTATGAAAAACATTCTTAAAGAATTAAAAAAGATAAAGCCATCTGCAGAAGCAGGTTTTTAA
- the mgtE gene encoding magnesium transporter — MNSTHELTFNPADIAERLSELPADERLLAFLKVPKQYKADVFSHLDPDFQEETIRSIGSDDVSEILNAMTPDDRTALFEDFPDELIKYSINHLNPQERRIALKLLGYNSDSIARLMTPYYIQIRKEWTVKKCLQQIKKVGKRVETLNHLYVVDERNHLIDDLPLGSLLLVEEDTLVSELTDNQFVAIKTTTSKEDAVTYFEKYDRTALPIITEAGVLVGIVTIDDILDQIESQNTEDIQKFGGLEALDLPYTQTSLIEMIKKRGTWLIILFFSEMLTASAMGFFEDEIQKAVVLALFVPLIISSGGNSGSQAATLIIRAMALQEIGLKDWWYVMKKEIFTGLVLGGILGVIGFLRIMVWHKAGFFDYGIHWAYVGLSVGVSLIMIVLWGTLSGSMVPFILKKLKLDPATSSAPFVATLVDVTGLIIYFSVAGLFLTGKLL; from the coding sequence TTGAATTCTACACACGAACTTACTTTTAATCCAGCCGATATTGCCGAAAGACTCAGTGAACTTCCTGCTGATGAAAGGCTGCTTGCTTTTCTGAAAGTTCCGAAGCAGTATAAAGCAGATGTATTTTCACATTTAGACCCTGATTTTCAGGAAGAAACCATTCGAAGTATTGGAAGTGATGATGTTTCAGAAATCCTGAATGCCATGACTCCTGATGACAGAACTGCTCTGTTTGAGGACTTTCCGGATGAGTTGATTAAGTATTCTATCAATCATCTTAATCCTCAGGAAAGAAGAATTGCCCTGAAACTTCTTGGCTATAATTCTGATTCTATTGCACGTCTGATGACGCCTTACTACATTCAAATCAGAAAAGAATGGACGGTAAAAAAATGTCTTCAGCAAATTAAAAAAGTTGGTAAACGAGTAGAAACCCTCAATCATTTGTATGTAGTTGATGAGAGAAACCACCTTATTGACGACTTACCTTTAGGAAGCTTATTGTTGGTAGAAGAAGATACTTTAGTCTCAGAATTAACTGATAATCAGTTCGTAGCCATAAAAACAACGACTTCTAAAGAAGATGCTGTTACGTATTTTGAAAAATATGACCGAACGGCACTTCCTATTATTACCGAAGCTGGAGTTTTGGTTGGAATTGTAACGATTGATGATATTTTAGACCAAATTGAATCTCAGAACACTGAAGATATTCAAAAATTTGGGGGACTTGAAGCTTTAGATTTACCATATACCCAAACCTCTTTGATTGAAATGATTAAAAAAAGAGGAACTTGGTTAATTATTTTATTTTTTTCTGAAATGCTCACCGCTTCTGCGATGGGATTTTTTGAAGATGAAATTCAGAAAGCTGTTGTTTTGGCATTATTTGTTCCTTTAATTATTTCAAGCGGCGGAAATTCCGGTTCTCAGGCAGCTACTTTGATTATTCGTGCGATGGCATTACAAGAAATCGGTTTAAAAGACTGGTGGTACGTAATGAAAAAAGAGATTTTCACCGGATTAGTTTTAGGTGGAATTTTAGGAGTTATCGGATTTTTGAGAATTATGGTTTGGCATAAAGCAGGATTTTTTGATTACGGAATTCACTGGGCTTATGTAGGCTTAAGTGTTGGCGTTTCGTTAATCATGATTGTTTTATGGGGAACACTTTCAGGCTCTATGGTACCTTTTATTCTCAAAAAACTAAAACTAGACCCAGCCACTTCTTCAGCTCCCTTTGTAGCGACTTTGGTAGACGTTACCGGATTAATTATTTATTTCTCTGTTGCTGGGCTTTTCTTAACCGGAAAACTTTTGTAA
- a CDS encoding ABC transporter substrate-binding protein: MKVVSLVPSITEALFDLGLTENEIVGRTKFCIHPSEKVKNIEIIGGTKNLNLEKIKSLKPDLILANKEENVKEQVEILMQDFKVIVYNTETIEDNYYLLKNLGLLFNKEERAQMFNLKIYEILNQTTINSKLKVAYLIWNNPYMTVGSDTFIHHVLNEIGFENLFKNQTRYPEIKTEDLAEADVVMLSSEPFPFKEKHIAELQEFYPDKKILIVDGEAFSWYGTHIAKCENYFKELIAEF; the protein is encoded by the coding sequence ATGAAAGTTGTATCTTTAGTTCCTTCTATTACAGAAGCTTTATTTGATTTAGGTTTAACGGAAAATGAAATTGTTGGGAGAACAAAATTCTGTATTCATCCTTCAGAAAAAGTAAAAAATATAGAAATTATTGGAGGTACAAAAAATCTTAATCTTGAGAAGATTAAAAGTCTAAAGCCTGATTTAATTCTAGCCAACAAAGAAGAAAACGTAAAAGAACAGGTAGAAATTTTAATGCAAGATTTCAAAGTCATTGTTTACAATACAGAGACGATTGAAGATAATTATTACCTGCTAAAAAATCTGGGATTGCTTTTTAACAAAGAAGAAAGAGCCCAGATGTTTAATCTAAAAATCTACGAAATTCTCAATCAGACTACAATAAATTCAAAACTAAAAGTGGCATATCTTATTTGGAATAATCCTTATATGACGGTAGGTTCAGATACTTTTATACATCATGTTTTAAATGAAATTGGTTTTGAAAATCTATTTAAAAATCAAACCCGTTATCCTGAAATTAAAACTGAAGATTTAGCTGAAGCAGATGTCGTTATGCTTTCATCGGAACCTTTTCCTTTTAAAGAAAAACATATTGCCGAGCTGCAAGAATTTTATCCTGATAAAAAAATATTAATTGTTGACGGAGAAGCGTTCTCATGGTATGGAACACATATTGCGAAGTGCGAAAATTATTTTAAAGAATTGATTGCTGAATTTTAA
- a CDS encoding GAF domain-containing protein, whose translation MSELKKRLSFILESPKHNTEEKLEKVCHLLDQEISYFNWTGFYFKNGDKDELKLGPYVGAETDHTIIPYGKGICGQVAVSNETFIVPDVKLQDNYLSCSIDTKAEIVVPIFKNGENIGQIDIDSHTIDPFTKEDLELLEWLCNEVSKII comes from the coding sequence ATGTCTGAATTAAAAAAAAGACTTTCGTTTATTCTTGAAAGTCCAAAACATAATACGGAGGAGAAGCTTGAAAAAGTTTGTCATCTATTGGATCAGGAAATATCTTATTTCAACTGGACTGGTTTTTACTTTAAAAATGGAGATAAAGATGAGTTGAAGTTGGGGCCTTATGTAGGAGCAGAAACCGATCATACCATTATTCCTTACGGAAAAGGTATTTGCGGACAAGTAGCTGTTTCCAACGAAACATTTATCGTTCCCGATGTGAAGTTACAAGATAATTATCTGAGTTGTTCGATTGATACAAAAGCTGAAATTGTAGTGCCTATCTTTAAAAATGGTGAAAATATCGGCCAGATTGATATTGATTCTCACACAATCGATCCTTTTACAAAAGAAGATTTAGAGTTATTGGAATGGCTTTGTAATGAAGTTTCAAAGATTATCTAA